The genomic DNA gcatgcgacagatgcatttcccgcctgcgacagatgcactgtcgtctgcgacagatgcacagtcgtctgcgacagatgcatttcctGCTATTTCTCTTCATGTTGGTGTTTTTCTACTCTTAGATGGAGACTGGAAAActgatatattatatttgaattcaaaatagaaAACTAAattacattcaaaaataaatacataaggtTTACATTCAAAAATATACATAGCTAAATTATGTCCATTTTCTATGGGTCTATTATATGGTGGAACAACCTAACTGCCCATTTTTGTCTCCAAAAAACAATGTTCTCTGATGTCACAGCTGATATATCCAATTTTGCAGTAAGGTACTCCAAATACATGATTGTAAAAAGACCACAGTCTCCACTCTTCGTGCACTTGGGGACTCTTGGGTGTGGTATTACAACATATGACATTCCTTCCAAACTGAACTTAGGATACTTGATCCTGTCAAACTCGGTCGTTCCAAATAGAAAGAGATATGGAATCATTTCACATAGTGGTTTCATGAACTTGTCATATTGATTCTTTTTGATAAATCCTTGTTCGCAGTCATAAACATTGATGCACCAATCTTGTAGTTGCACCTCACAAAGGACCAAATGCTTCATATTAAGATTCATAGGGAAATATATCTTATCTACAATCATCCAAGAAGTCATCAATTTTTCTTCATCACCCCTGAAATATTCCATCAAGTCATCATCGAATGTGTATGTTTGTGGATTTTTGGAGAACTTTGAATAACGTAACGACAACCTCGTAGAGACATTACAGTcacatattgagaaatccatcgGTTGATAAGTCTTGGGAAAATTGGCAACTCTTTTTTTAAGAATGTAACATGCTGCATCTATCTCCTGCGACAGATTCGAGAAAATGAAGTAAGCACAGAGCATCGAATGAATTAAGCACAGAACATGAAGAGAAATAGCaggaaatgcatctgtcgcaggcgacagtgcatctgtcgcatgcgccagatgcatttcccgcctgcgccagatgcactgtcgtctgcgacagatgcactgtcgtctgcgacagatgcactgtcgtctgcgacagatgcactgtcgcaggcgggaaatgcatctggcgcaggcgacagatgcactTCCTGCTATTTCTCTTTAACCTCATGTTAATACAATACCCAAAATACAgtttcaacaacaaaaacttACCTGATCATGTAGCCAATTCTGAGGCCTCAACATTCTGTTAAACAATTCTCGACCAGCATAGAAAAGAACCAGATTTATCGTGTCATCATCCTCCAGCTTCATCCATTGTTTCAAATCATCCAACAGTTCACTATCATAATCTAAAAGAGGATTCACAGTTACTGGATCAATGAGTTTAAAAGATTTTCCATTAGGATCTGTATAGTTCCCCAATTGTGTGGACCTCTTCTTTCTCCGAAAACTCTGTCCCTGAAATCTTGTTGGAGTCAATACCAATacatcatcatccttcttctttcccaactcagccTCTTCATCAGTCTTCTTTCCCATGTCATcctcttcatcattcttctttcccatgtcagcctcttcattcatcttccttttcttgCCCAACCTATTTTTGGCTAAAACtaccttcctcttcttcttcgtggCCAATTCTTTCTTTTCCAACTCAACATTATTATCAACAACAGCTGCAGCCTCTTCATCTTTGTTTACATCCTGCTCggcttctttgttgatctccaaaccatcaacaaccTCTTCATCAACAGCCTCTTCATCTTTGTTTACATCCTGCTCggcttctttgttgatctccaaaccatcaacaaccTCTTCATCAACAGCCTCTTCATCTTTGTTTACATCCTGCTCggcttctttgttgatctccaaaccatcaacaacctcttcatcaacagcctcttcaactttgttttcagcctcttcaactttgttttcattctgctCGGCTTCATTATTGATCTCTAAACCATCAACAGCAGAAGCATCCTTGTtttgatcatcatcaacaacagcttctttgttgatctccaacCCATCAACAGCAGAAGAATCTttgtcatcatcaacaacagcagCATTGTTTAtcatctccaaaccatcaacaacagcaTCCTCCAACCCAACATCATCATTGGTTAtcatctccaaaccatcaacaacagcaTCCTCATCATTCTCATCAGCAACATCTTTGTTGATTTCCAAATCCTTCTCCACATCATTCATATCAGTAGCAGCAACAACATCCTCCAACCCAACATCATTCATATCAGTAGCAGCAACAACATCCTCCAACCCAACATCATTCATATCAGCAGCAGAAACATCattcttttgttgttttatttcatccaataattggATTATGTGTTTGAACATAACCCGTTGATCCTCTTTCATTACCTTCATTTCAGTTTTCAGCTCCTTCACATCCCTTGTCAACTCCTTCACATCCTTTGTAAGCTCATCAAACTTGTCATCATTCTGGGCTTTAGTCACCGGATTGTCAAACTTGTCTTGCCTAGTAGGAGAACTGTCTTCTTTCTTTTGAGGACTCGTTGCTGAAGGGACATGGGTTGATTCACGAG from Impatiens glandulifera chromosome 9, dImpGla2.1, whole genome shotgun sequence includes the following:
- the LOC124916050 gene encoding uncharacterized protein LOC124916050: MKEYALVTGLNFGRFPVIENWNAEEIPPLVHKYFGGRTVVKVTEVQSVFLNCSEKEDAWKLGLINLIYQCLFGSDNRKRVCLKIFSMVEDMEMFLQFPWGKVSFNSTLKGIDKDMKHLRQLYVEKKETCKGNCDVAYTISGFAIAFQVWTYLVMKTFVPKFADMIEEKHTCPRILLFTASRSNTNTSQEVSNALFKCNVFNKIHESEEEKRNYCGDDFEEMGDYIYDDLFEVDGRKRKNEDGTPKITPKRRTIKRTAIKMIESSDESSEDSSRSTTRESTHVPSATSPQKKEDSSPTRQDKFDNPVTKAQNDDKFDELTKDVKELTRDVKELKTEMKVMKEDQRVMFKHIIQLLDEIKQQKNDVSAADMNDVGLEDVVAATDMNDVGLEDVVAATDMNDVEKDLEINKDVADENDEDAVVDGLEMITNDDVGLEDAVVDGLEMINNAAVVDDDKDSSAVDGLEINKEAVVDDDQNKDASAVDGLEINNEAEQNENKVEEAENKVEEAVDEEVVDGLEINKEAEQDVNKDEEAVDEEVVDGLEINKEAEQDVNKDEEAVDEEVVDGLEINKEAEQDVNKDEEAAAVVDNNVELEKKELATKKKRKVVLAKNRLGKKRKMNEEADMGKKNDEEDDMGKKTDEEAELGKKKDDDVLVLTPTRFQGQSFRRKKRSTQLGNYTDPNGKSFKLIDPVTVNPLLDYDSELLDDLKQWMKLEDDDTINLVLFYAGRELFNRMLRPQNWLHDQEIDAACYILKKRVANFPKTYQPMDFSICDCNVSTRLSLRYSKFSKNPQTYTFDDDLMEYFRGDEEKLMTSWMIVDKIYFPMNLNMKHLVLCEVQLQDWCINVYDCEQGFIKKNQYDKFMKPLCEMIPYLFLFGTTEFDRIKYPKFSLEGMSYVVIPHPRVPKCTKSGDCGLFTIMYLEYLTAKLDISAVTSENIVFWRQKWAVRLFHHIIDP